The following nucleotide sequence is from Vitis vinifera cultivar Pinot Noir 40024 chromosome 14, ASM3070453v1.
CGGAAGGATATTCACTAATGTAGCCTgtttaaaaatctcaaaatgatAAAGATGTATTAGCACTCTTTTCATCTAGAAAAGATAGTGGATCCAAGAAGTTTTATATCACTTTCATGAAATTAATGCAATTAAATGAGCAAGGATTCAGACCAACAActtccaaaagtgcaaaagttGAAATTGGGCCAAAGCGACAGTCAGCTGGCAATTTATGGTTTTTCTAAACAGCTCCTTATTATTACTTGCCACTACAATTCATTTCCTTCTTGATCCCAAACTATGTAACTACAAATTGAGGACCAAGATATAACAAATTGTATCTTACAACAAATCgaaataaagaacaaattgATAGACAATCCTACCTTTCATGAAGGAGAGAGATGAAACAGCTGATGGAACAGAAAGATTTGGTTCAGATGAACTGCGTGATCTGTCACTCCCTAATGATCCTGATTCAACTTTTAGGCTGAAGACATGCACAGTTCCCTTGTCACTAGAAACAGCCAGCCATTGGGCACTAGAAGAGAAAGCTACGCTGTAAATTTCTGCTCTATCTGCACCTCTCCTTACCTAAATTGAATGTCCAAACAATTTAATTAAGTTTAAATCTTTTATAGCAGCAACAAACAGAGCTGGCATGAAAATTGGTCATGATAATATTTAAACAATAAACAAGCATAGTAGAGCCTAAAAAGATCCACAGCTCCACAGAATTTCAAAGGTCAACAAGTATCGGTCCTAAATAATGGGAAGTAATAGAGAAGTATTTATTCCTACTTGTGCAATCAcatattttgaaactttttgttTCAAGAGCAGAAACAAATCTTGGTACGCACTTCTACCAGAAGCTTCTCTGGAAATACATGTCCAAAGTTGACAAGTATTGGTCCTAAAAAGTGGGAAGTAACATAGAAGTATTTATTCCTACTCTGTGCAATCATATATtgtgaaactttttttttttcgagaACAGAAACAAATCTTGTTACACACTTCCACCAGAGGCTTCTGTGGAAATACGTACCCAAAGAAATTTAGTGATCAGTTTACAGATCAAAGATCACAAAAAGTTAAAGCAGGGTAAGACACCTAAAAACCAGGTATCAGGAGCCATTTATCACCTACGCAGTTGACTGAAAATGTACATATAAATATTCTAGATACAATGATTAATCTCTACACAATCAATCTTTTAACTCATTTCGTTTTACCTTTCAAAAAAGATTTCTATACAATCTAACAATTCTCAAGTTTCCATTTCAGAAACTATTTAGAGAGGGTTAAACTTGGGTCTAAAAACAGTTCTAAACATATAGGATTGTCGGTCAGCAGGGTTGATACATCTATCATTTAGAGTATGAAAACAACTGACACCAAAATGTGTGATTTGCAGGTACCAGCTATGATCCATTCTGGTTTGTCTACTTCCAGCTAAGGGGTGTGTGTGTCTGAAGCACCTTCCATGATGGATTTTTCATTGGGTTGCGATGTAGGAAACATTTTTGCTATAGATCAACCCATGAAGAGGAGCTGGACTCCAGTTAATTCGCATTGACTTTGCAATCAAAGGGAAGACTAGGTGAGCAGAAGAAAGTTCTTTGTGCTAGTTTTGGGGTGTTTGAAAGGACCCCAACTGTAAAAATCAGAAAGAGAAACAAGGGATATGGTTTTGGCATACGAAATCTggtgaaattttaaatttggagCTTGACCTAAAATTCAAAACCTAATGAAGCATGAACTTTCCCATTAGATATCTCTCCTTCTCCcacaattaattttcaaatccatCATACTTCGTCTCTCACATGCATAAAGTGAAACCTTTTCAAAGCCAAAGATCTTCAACTCCACAATTCACAACATACCATTATCAAGCAAACTCAATTCACcaagaaaattcaaattaacTCGAACACAAACAGATAAAAAATTTGCATTTACCTCCTGCAACAATGTACCATCCAAAGTATTGAAAATCCTAACCAAAGTCCCCTTACTACTCGATGTCGCCAGCAACCGCCCATCCTGCGTGAGGGCAAAACACGCAATCCGGGAATCGTGCGCCATTATGAACTTAGTCCTCTTCGAATTATAGTGCTCAACCCTAACTTGCCCCTTAAGCAACCCCGGACACACTAGAACCATCGATCCCGATAGCTGCGAAACCTCACACAGTCCCTTGGGATTAGCAATCGTCTCGATTTGGTGTAGCAGCTTCAGGTCAGCAAAATTGTATACGAAGATCTTCTGCAGCAGAATCGCCACTATCCGGTCCCGTCGGAGCCGCACCGATTTCACCTCCGACCGGAAGGAAAGCTCACCGATGCACCTCGTCTGGTGGTCGTCCCAGATCATAACCTTGTTCGGCGGGTACTGCGGGTCGGGACCGCCCCCGACAAGTGCCAGAATATTGCACCGGAACAGCATCTCCACCACTCCGATCCCCGTTCCGCTGCCGCCGTCATCGCCGCAGAAGTCGCGGCGGAAGATCTCGCGGAAGGGATCGCAGTTGTAGATCCGGAACCCGTGGTCGGTGCCGGCGGAGAAGCAGCCATGGTCTTGGTTAAAAGAGAGGTGGAGCAGCGTCGGAGCGGGAAAACGGGTTGGGTCAGCGCTCGGAGGAACCGAATCGTCGTTGTATTCAGATTCTGGGAGGTCTATGGTTTGGGAAGAGGAAGCGGAGGGAGGCGAGTTCGGTGCCACGGGCGGTGAGAGGAAATTAGGGTTGGGGTTAGGGCCTGAGGGAGGCAGAGGCCAAGATGCCGACGAAGAAGGAGGCGACAACGTGGCCATCCGACAACCGGGGTAGCACCGATTCTATAGGCGGTCTACAACAATCAATCTGCGTTCCGGAACGCAGATTTAGGAAGAAGTGATAGAGATAAGCTGGGGAATTTTGATTAGGGAAGGTGGCAGTAGAGGACATATGGAGTGTACTCGCTTTGTACAATTGCCACGtgtaaattgaaattttaagaaaatcttttaattttaatcaaatttccttctcatttcaactaaattagtttaatttcctcatttaaaaatgaaaaaaatgctGCTGTCAATGGTCTGTTAATCTCGTTTTTACAActacattttgtttttttgtgttttttttttctccaatttacatagagtaaatattttttaagttgaaaatttaTCTATCAAAATAACATCAATTTAACTAATAAATTaaccattttaattttcataaataatttttagagaaataTAAGAACATGTTTGATGACGGtttcaaaaaacagttttaaaaaataatttttaaaaattggtttttgacattttattgaataaaagtttatttgagaaacatgaaatatttttaaaaataatttttatatttaatgctttatttttaattattttacgtGTTCacgtaataattttttaaaataaataaaattaattaaaaaaatattttttatatttaaaaataaaaaaaacaaataacgattttttttaaataaagaattactttaaaaaatagttgtgaAATAGACGTTAAAGGTCTCTGACATACAACATTATTTAGttaatccaaatttaatttgaCTTTTGAATGATTTGAACAAGTTTGAGTTGAATTAAGTCCAAACCTAACCTAACGTCATTAAATTACAAACAACCACCTACTTGTATCTAAATAACGGTACAAGCAAAATGGACCAATCAATCTAAGTTAACTAACTCAAATCACactaaaaatagaattatttaatttgcatattttttttcttagtaaaaaatcattttctttcacAATAGTGCAGCCCAACGCTATGggtgttttgaaaaaatgattatcTAGAATACTAtacttttaaaggaaaaaaaaaaaaggactacCATAAGGtagaaaaaaagggggaaataaaattaagataaatgacATGTGAAGATGTTAGTTAcgtaaaaagaaataaaatgagaaaaagggaaaaagagaaattttaattatttgttgggCTACAATGGTTTAGTCGGATTGATagttaatttaagtttaacttgaattaaaaaacaatcaatcTAAGTTCAACTTCATCCTATCTCTATCGTCATGTATTTAACTTAAACCCAACtcaatctcattttttaaaatttgggttGAATTCAAATTGATCGATTCAACTCAAATAGGTCTAGTTAAACTCAAGTTATTTGAGTTTATTAGATTTCAAGATTCAAAATTCATctataatggttttttaaaaactttttttgtatatatttatatcaaaatttaaataatatataataaaaagcaataaaaaagtaaaataaaaaactatatcttttttaaaaaataaaaaatatatataatgcagatataatttgatattttttaaaaaaaatctaaaaagaaaatgaaaactatcACATATGataataaatgttataaatagtataaaaatattaaattgatttcgGATTGGACTCAAGTTGTTTGAACCTTGGCTCGAGCTCAATGTTGAGTTTAGGTTGAGAAAATTTAATGTAAGTTTAATCCAAGTAATGAAAATGCTTATCTAAACCCGTCTAAACATTATGTTGGATTCACATTCTTCAAGCCAACCTATCTAAGTTGCATCCCTGGTTATTTGTCGAAGTTGTGAGGTGAAGGATGAATCAGATATCAAGATTCCATTAAgtagtaattttaaaaactgtttttaacttaaaaaatgttttttgaaagaaaaaaaaaaagaagtatttgtcaaattttgacaaacacttttaaattttgaaaaatcaattataatgttGACATATTATTTGtagtatattttgaaaaaaaaaacattttataattgattgtttaaaaaaaaggctttaaaaaaatatatttttattaaaaatactttaaatagaaaaaatcttCTATGATGTTGGGTTCTAAGAAagtattaaaagaaaagaaaataatatcaagaaaattattattttttatgttttattttaatatggaaaataagaaagaaaatcaaatgaaaataaaattatttagaaatttacatatttttaaattaattaatctttatacatgtaaaattattattattattatttctttctctttaagcttccttttcttttatttatttatttattttattttctctctctcttacaTTTTTCCTCACCACGCTTACGTGGCAATGGAAACGAAAACAACTCATGTATCAAAACTTGCTTCCTTGTGCTTGGTTTTTTGTAGTCAAGATGattggatttaaaaattttgacttttgtttattaaaaaaaaaaaaaactcaatgaTTAATTTCAAGTGTAGAATTTCTTATGTCTTTGAAGGGAAGGCACATCTAACTAATTACCTAAATactgatttataaaaaaaaaaatgacatttatattaattttcagtatttgatcaatatttttttaaaaataaaaattatattatatttgaatattttttattgaaaaatatgaaaatttgtttatattttgataatattcatgattaaaatatttaaaatttagaaataattttttatattatattattcaacatataaaaagaatttttatgtattaaatAGTAAATACAATAGCATTAATTTacaacatattttataaaatttttaattcttctttatattcacaaattaaatttttttaattatttttttttttataaaataagtaatgtaaaaaaatttaaattttgataaaaaaaaatttatgatatatggaATATCTATATCctatattttaacttaaaattcatatataGAAGTGATATAAAAGGGTGGTAGATAACATATGTGATCAACTATTTCAATATATGATAGAATATATGGTAATTTATTCTATCTCATTATTGAACTAATCTCATTTCTTgtcatattatatatttttgtggACGTGCTTATGTTCTATATCGATGCACTATTTcacattttgaatttcaaattaaaaaacttTATCTTATCCTCATCCAATCTTGTAATAAATCATATACTCTCAATAATTATTTGTACTATTTCATCAAAAGTATAAtttatggaaaatatttttgtatgaaacCAAAAATGTGTAAATATTGATTTATAAACCTTATCTTATCCTATCTTATAAACCCAATTGTAGCACAAATTATTTGGACATATATTTATAGGATTTTAATATTACATACTTTCCATGGgctataaaaataacatttcacTTTCTTTCTCATAACCAAATATTTCTCCAAATTCTATATCATAATCTCATTCCAATATAGACTAAAAGTCTTCTCCCCtagtttattaatttgattGGTAAGTTTTTCTTCCCCttgttttgttatatatattatctattttttatttatcatgatTAAATTACTAGCATCATCCAAGTTAGGAATGTGCTCTATAAGGgacataaataaaagaattatttcaaGGGGCAAAACTAAGGAGAAACCATTGATATATAGTATAGTGGAAAACATATTTTCTCCTTAAACATAAGGTCAAGAGTTTGGACTTAGGCTTTGTCCAACATTTAGACAACTCAACTCGTTTGATGTTGCTAAGTGAACCTATATAAGGTCAAGCAAGGGAGTCATTTGGAGCGGATTGTGACATTTGGTTGGCTCTGCCAATGGAATGATAATCtactctttatatatatatatatatatgcactttttttttttcctaatctaGACTTTTGACGACGGTTGGCAATATCTTACTTCACAATCTAGACTTTTGATGGCGGttggtaatatatatattataagtttttaagaaggtatatgttttattttttatttttatttaattttttgcatttgtggaatttattttaaatcatgagGTGGATTAATTGTAAAATAAGATTTCTGATGGGCACATAGTACGTAGGATATGAAGGTCCTACTAAGACCATGTTTGGGGGATCTTCCTAGACAAAGAAAGAGCTTGCAAATCACTCAGAATTTCCAAGCCATGCGTTGGCTTCCTACTCAAATACACGAGCAACAATTAGGAGATGGAGAGAAGGAGAATGTGATCAATTCTTCTGTTCAAGGTTCCTCCTACCTTCGTTCCTACTCGACCCCTTCATCACATTCCACCCATTAAATGATGATTTTCACATAATCTCACAACTCAATCACCACGTCAAAGCAACAAGCAGACTATGGActcacatttttcacgtgcgtccccactcgatcgacgagattcacttttatttggtgaaGATTTTGTtattggaaaagtcggagttgccacttattttattttattttaaagggaaaataaaataagaaataaaaccccaaaaaaatgactccatagtttttggaaaagcatgtctttgaaaaacccaagtctaggtcaggggatcaggttacttattaggaagatACCTCTAAGagataacacccctctaagccctacaaaggtctctactgactacgTTGAAGGAAATGTGACAATCAACTGATTaattgagggtacctaggtaggctaaggtgatcTCAAAACTAGCATgtcaaacaagaaaaaccaatcACGCCCATAAAGGAAAGTTAGAATGCGTACCTGGaccacttcttaagcgctatcataaaacatcaatggttagtttagATAATATATCACTCAGCATGCGTTTTATCATGAATGATCAAACCATGTAGCAAATATCAAGACATCC
It contains:
- the LOC100251047 gene encoding autophagy-related protein 18a, which codes for MATLSPPSSSASWPLPPSGPNPNPNFLSPPVAPNSPPSASSSQTIDLPESEYNDDSVPPSADPTRFPAPTLLHLSFNQDHGCFSAGTDHGFRIYNCDPFREIFRRDFCGDDGGSGTGIGVVEMLFRCNILALVGGGPDPQYPPNKVMIWDDHQTRCIGELSFRSEVKSVRLRRDRIVAILLQKIFVYNFADLKLLHQIETIANPKGLCEVSQLSGSMVLVCPGLLKGQVRVEHYNSKRTKFIMAHDSRIACFALTQDGRLLATSSSKGTLVRIFNTLDGTLLQEVRRGADRAEIYSVAFSSSAQWLAVSSDKGTVHVFSLKVESGSLGSDRSRSSSEPNLSVPSAVSSLSFMKGVLPRYFSSEWSVAQFRLHEGSQYIVAFGHQKNTVVILGMDGSFYRCQFDPVAGGEMTQLEYYNFLKPEETF